The following coding sequences are from one Epinephelus fuscoguttatus linkage group LG7, E.fuscoguttatus.final_Chr_v1 window:
- the spen gene encoding msx2-interacting protein isoform X2 gives MLLRFFPLHSTFLPIFFCSQSSISLDCIWNYRSSYHSLKRTAESRDRAYDHSAYGHHERPGSSFERQRHYETDYYRDARERTLSTAGSGSGTSSGSGTTVSSGVSGTIVSAVAGNTGTGGSAGATTGGSGGSTSSGVGFYRSHSRSPCRFETPEPRYESRAREPFTLASVVHRDLYREDRGRRGERSYRHSRSRSPHSTHSRNPSPQRLASQATRPPRSHSGSGSRSRSSSSDSVSSTSSSTSGSDSSSSSSDDSPARSVQSAAVPAPSALPLSSLDKDEPRKSFGIKVQNLPVRSTDTSLKDGLFHEFKKHGKVTSVQIHGASEERYGLVFFRQQEDQEKALGASKGKLFFGMQIEVTAWNGPETESENEFRPLDERIDEFHPKATRTLFIGNLEKTTTYHDLLNIFQRFGEIVDIDIKKVNGAPQYAFLQYCDIASVCKAIKKMDGEYLGNNRLKLGFGKSMPTTCVWLDGLASNTTEQFLTRHFCRYGHVVKVVFDRMKGMALILYNNIEYAQAAVKDTKGWKIGGSKIKVDFANQESQMAFYRSMQASGQDIRDFYDILSERRDDRRTQYEFQAERQYYENVRTPGTYTEDPRRKYPARSREFYTEWDPYQGDYYDPQYFEDPREYREYRADPYEQDIRKYSYLQRERERERERFETDRGRDHGRRTIERSQSPSHIASRRPASPTASPSLSERIPSDSDRRICCRSSERSGSCSSISPPRFEKLEKARTERYNKTDKLEKDRVFELERGTLVEKEKRTGRKDRGDKDKSEKQRLKKLKVASPIQACETEPELERDVSPEAVLRIKNSKIPKEGSSKGRLDLLPCVVQLTRVKEKEGKLIGQSIQEKQIPRGGSDSPRLASPSADQRSPPFRSDPSKSDISKHGKVPRDKNMHSLVEVIEKDAKIKSKKHGKSEMGFDSGISVDIDRLAARKRRFEDSGKTDRQKRTSEEDLVRPGLHKLWNNSKESDLDKNLLIKGMHKKEHHKDKCFRMISVSSPKDGRDCESNSVGFSLEQQSQLGELPEDSTDQLNSPYLKMDLEGSKTENSSSLTKMSDDGSLDLDELKEQQKQVLSENEQGRGKCRDSDDGDEHFVHIDQNICTKQVDQSRWLRPKLGNPDKLLKFENPASNDTHDFEKDYIMHDVPKPIQDMASDDFSSSKRKKLENFDFEIVTGKRERNFPSSQKLNEDIYQSLTSSIGHGHFSANEEDETAQISLSVINKDRKSSPTTDEKFSHAESLKNSMGLTATHFQSSDSELTKLKTTLLGCDEELMQRWERRIKSDSLRMEMTFPSDIAKPETIRKRLGQDLEPGEVQTDSDDDGENKHISPKSNSSLSYMLRERDERMTDLKLSGSLEKNKFYSFALDKTITPDTKALLERAKTLYSSREDNWSFLPSRFPTSHSCSDKDKVELAPRPIPSWYKKKIRTDSVEKLHDKKEELKPQDQERQDLFASRFLHSSIFEQDSRRLQHLERKDQDLETGVGRPFAKPGATEAQPEAGLGDMPQEPIVLFHSRFLELQQQKDKDHTPPDTENDSLVVEIRRDEGQNCDNVLSDKESEPVLKVDDKSASPPLTLSVSPFVPSPKEMSSPEKKEILTPSSDQPASFVKEEKVEPVLEISPSNYFPMEDFKPVAPKLTITPPPVLSEPENEMETKVELIEPKAKLGDSLAVEHNSHVEDKPPTPGASLSGFERETAEFSYSDYPKIEEKSEIIKTEPKIENLETKHFEDSQKTETEGEVCMPELEAEIKPVPNRRQPKSKRAKPLSVLRTSQPSQIVATEKPATRKSERIDREKLKRASSPRAEVPKASIESKATSKSPIHASDSEQNLESSLIHGRTRRRNVRSVYATLHEDDQAGKEVVESSRSMRKRGVDKEPMQQDVPIPSTNTRRGRPPKRGVKRGEDLSPVKGDQHKMMEEDTEVKETSTTVEVVKASEGWRSPRTQKGQQTQLTSSAPGNKKGGRIDKQSGSTTMIAEQADLASHDESELNPKADSELFVKLSEKAENASSPVHRKEKDLKDSGGKKCADADIEKVDTSAAERRQLPEKCVKMKTPRLKRNTKQVTEDKSHSLKNLEIRVSVDDVKGLLRSEEDEPESFEAPTITKTKTIVQDNNETKIIGFPKESKEFDAQEQEDTLSEPELPTDPAALLARQMELEQAVENIAKLTVEQPPRPYKEQPSGQPTILPPVVVEPEAEVEEKRANPASETELAAAIDSITAEETCADADSFTAPPTYTALIPTPESLTSPSSNEIMEPETHMVINNILAADSDDGPLTPSPKGLMSEPKVAEDTPLLETPKKTSRVRAKTPKKSRSRKGAANKKVDAAEEVSQPSPVKLPESIPEDPETINSKAVTVTAGATAAASVVTAVATCRRDVTSAITVDTPKEAEQPEVEQPVPKESAFHSGTSNISSNKKHPQAEEPPTPTLAPARPQPVSQFSVPLLRPAKMPLSPDWPPRTEESRVYAAPSCHVTVVTPSPPASTALGTPSANPPMPPDTKASDIDPSSSTLRKILMEPKYVSASNSNSIPTTMVTSALSDPSRMSENENPFDTVSSRQLHHEERPPLPPQPIHHKPFPLTESQQNCGEKTQHTVISPATSVISRIPMPYDTEETPRISLSNRSIGLSIPKQKFRSNSNENNRYHGMDIAEDGTRGRSVVETTPYNTGSSPGLRVNTSEGVVVLSYSGQKTEGPHRMRAKISQIPQASAGDIEFQQSVSKPSIKQDPLITSSQSPTPKVAPTATAYGHTGVLLTGQSYNSQPVISSTKQESLGCDKSEAPYHTTSQGGVVKMYQQPVSSPQVLMYNQAVIQQQHGKRGLGSEPLPKKMDIGKAVQQSNLSPVMSPHHPSLSGTRMSPSPSIPTDRSALHLKQEPQSPRTAVHSPSHFVKACPPSSSPRGTSVVLGHGMPPMSTYHSGMHHPHSEQSSVIIQPHSVTQAMAHEARMNTPPMSGMNYGRRGDSLSSSHPGPSQRSNTPQPNVIRDLVLQSHSSPQGSVSSGGGSSVSEEDPRHFNQTLSRPSVPQLQSDVMMIHSDHRGLHPSIRMDQYRDMHQRILMHQQLGEQAAVESRQSRTSETGTSSSNISGPSKSPIVGKSIDLSAKESLKPLEGKLIHPTTNESRIRGVHASSPVLVSPHPHGVQLMHPGGAGSFPVYRDMRGFPSQFPGHPSSGHNLANQGITSSQVPPESELGHRGKMSQSHGGGSDSKPESSHLRHATSTDLSHISRISRDTVSPSYQSPMTSPMSLTHKPDLSLQKGPPAFLPTPPPAIPSSSSLHPRPDAKLEHSGHRSVDMVQLLTKYPIVWQGLLALKNDQAAVQLHFVSGNTILAQRSLPPPEGGPLLRIVQRMRLEASQLDSVARRMTVENDYCLLLALPCGRDQEDVLGQTQALKSGFITYLQAKQAAGIINVPNPGSNQPAYVVQIFPPCEFSESHLSQLAPDLLNSISSISPHLMIVIASV, from the exons ATACGAGCCTTAAGGATGGTTTGTTCCATGAATTTAAGAAACATGGAAAGGTCACTTCTGTGCAAATACATGGCGCTTCAGAGGAGCGTTATGGGCTTGTGTTCTTCCGCCAGCAAGAGGACCAAGAGAAAGCACTTGGAGCATCAAAGGGGAAGCTTTTTTTCGGCATGCAAATTGAAGTCACAGCCTGGAATGGCCCTG AGACAGAAAGTGAGAACGAGTTCCGGCCCTTGGATGAGAGGATAGATGAGTTTCATCCAAAGGCCACACGAACATTATTCATTGGAAACCTGGAGAAGACCACCACTTACCATGACCTGCTTAACATCTTTCAGCGCTTTGGAGAAATAGTG GATATTGACATTAAGAAGGTGAATGGAGCCCCCCAGTATGCCTTTCTACAATACTGCGACATTGCCAGTGTCTGTAAGGCCATAAAGAAGATGGATGGCGAGTACCTTGGTAACAACAGACTAAAG CTGGGCTTTGGAAAGAGTATGCCTACTACGTGTGTTTGGTTGGATGGATTGGCCTCAAATACAACTGAGCAGTTTCTTACTCGTCATTTCTGCCGCTATGGACATGTAGTCAAG GTTGTATTTGACAGAATGAAAGGAATGGCCCTTATCCTGTATAACAACATTGAATATGCACAAGCCGCTGTCAAAGACACAAAGGGCTGGAAGATAGGGGGCAGTAAAATCAAG GTGGACTTTGCCAATCAGGAAAGCCAGATGGCTTTCTATCGTTCAATGCAGGCATCTGGCCAGGATATTCGAGACTTCTATGACATTCTCTCTGAAAGAAG GGATGATCGACGAACTCAGTATGAGTTTCAAGCAGAAAGACAATATTATGAAAACGTACGAACGCCAGGAACATATACTGAAGATCCACGCCGCAAATACCCCGCCAGAAGTCGGGAGTTTTACACTGAATGGGATCCATATCAGGGAGATTACTATGATCCACAATACTTTGAAGACCCACGGGAATATCGGGAATACAGAGCTGACCCTTATGAACAGGACATTCGCAAATACAGCTATTTGCAACGGGAacgtgaaagagagagagagcgcttTGAGACAGATCGTGGACGTGATCATGGGAGGAGGACCATTGAGCGTAGCCAAAGCCCATCTCACATTGCCTCTCGTCGTCCTGCCAGCCCTACTGCATCTCCTTCGCTCTCTGAGAGGATACCAAGTGATTCAGATCGCCGTATTTGTTGCCGATCTTCTGAAAGAAGTGGTAGCTGCAGTTCAATCTCCCCACCCAGATTTGAAAAACTTGAAAAGGCACGCACTGAAAGGTATAATAAAACGGACAAACTTGAGAAGGATCGAGTCTTCGAACTTGAAAGAGGGACTTTGGTTGAGAAGGAGAAGCGGACTGGACGTAAAGATCGaggggacaaggacaaaagtgaGAAACAGAGGCTTAAGAAGCTCAAAGTTGCGTCACCTATTCAGGCATGTGAGACAGAGCCAGAACTTGAAAGAGACGTCAGCCCTGAGGCTGTCCTTCgaattaaaaacagtaaaattccAAAGGAAGGCTCAAGCAAAGGAAGGTTAGACCTTCTGCCTTGTGTTGTGCAATTAACACGtgttaaagaaaaagaaggaaaattAATTGGTCAATCTATCCAAGAAAAGCAAATACCAAGAGGTGGGAGTGACAGTCCTAGATTGGCATCACCCTCAGCTGACCAGAGGAGTCCTCCATTCCGCTCAGACCCATCAAAAAGTGATATCTCTAAGCATGGAAAGGTGCCCAGAGACAAAAATATGCACAGTTTAGTGGAGGTTATTGAGAAGGATGCTAAAATCAAATccaaaaaacatggaaaatctGAAATGGGATTTGACAGTGGCATTTCTGTGGATATTGACCGTTTGGCTGCAAGGAAAAGGCGTTTTGAAGACTCTGGAAAAACTGATCGACAGAAGAGAACTAGTGAAGAGGATCTTGTTAGACCTGGACTTCATAAACTATGGAACAATTCTAAGGAGTCAGACTTGGATAAGAACCTTTTGATAAAAGGGATGCATAAAAAGGAGCACCACAAGGATAAATGTTTCCGGATGATTTCAGTTAGCAGTCCAAAAGATGGACGAGACTGTGAAAGCAACTCTGTAGGCTTTTCTCTGGAGCAGCAGTCACAGCTTGGGGAGCTGCCTGAAGATTCTACAGATCAATTAAACTCTCCCTACCTTAAAATGGATTTAGAAGGttcaaaaactgaaaacagctcCAGTCTCACAAAGATGTCAGATGATGGCAGTCTTGATTTGGATGAATTAAAAGAACAACAGAAACAGGTATTGTCTGAAAATGAACAAGGGAGAGGGAAGTGCAGAGACTCTGATGACGGAGATGAACACTTTGTGCACATTGACCAGAATATTTGCACAAAACAAGTTGATCAGAGTCGATGGCTCCGACCCAAGCTTGGCAATCCTGATAAGTTGCTCAAGTTTGAAAACCCAGCAAGTAATGACACTCATGACTTTGAGAAGGATTATATCATGCATGATGTTCCAAAACCAATTCAGGATATGGCCAGTGATGACTTCTCTTCCAGTAAACGAAAGAAAttagagaattttgactttgaAATTGTCACTGGAAAAAGAGAACGGAATTTTCCAAGTTCCCAAAAGCTGAATGAAGACATTTATCAAAGTCTAACATCCTCAATAGGACATGGTCACTTTTCTGCAAATGAGGAAGATGAAACTGCTCAGATTTCTTTGTCAGTtataaacaaagacagaaaatctTCTCCAACAACAGACGAGAAATTTTCACACGCGGAGTCATTGAAAAACAGTATGGGCCTTACAGCCACACATTTTCAGTCTTCTGACAGTGAGCTCACAAAGCTTAAGACAACCTTGCTTGGATGTGATGAGGAGTTAATGCAACGTTGGGAAAGACGGATAAAATCTGATTCACTTAGGATGGAAATGACTTTCCCAAGTGATATTGCAAAACCTGAAACCATCCGTAAACGCCTTGGCCAGGATTTGGAACCTGGAGAAGTGCAGACTGATTCAGATGATGatggagaaaacaaacacatctcTCCCAAGTCAAATAGTTCCTTGTCTTATATGCTCAGGGAACGTGACGAGAGGATGACAGATCTGAAGCTTTCGGGCTCATTGGAAAAGAATAAGTTTTATTCTTTTGCATTAGATAAAACTATAACTCCTGATACTAAAGCACTCCTTGAAAGAGCCAAGACATTGTATTCTTCCAGGGAAGATAATTGGTCCTTTCTTCCCTCACGCTTTCCAACCTCCCACAGCTGTTCAGATAAGGACAAGGTAGAGCTAGCACCTCGACCTATTCCTTCGTGGTATAAGAAAAAGATTCGTACTGACTCTGTTGAAAAGCTACATGATAAAAAGGAGGAACTTAAGCCACAAGACCAAGAGCGACAGGACCTGTTTGCCTCTCGCTTTTTGCACAGTTCAATCTTTGAACAAGATTCTCGGCGACTGCAGCATCTTGAACGTAAAGACCAAGACTTAGAAACTGGAGTTGGTAGACCTTTTGCTAAGCCAGGTGCTACTGAGGCACAGCCTGAAGCTGGACTAGGTGATATGCCTCAAGAGCCCATAGTGCTTTTCCATAGTCGGTTTTTGGagcttcaacaacaaaaggacaagGACCACACCCCACCTGATACTGAAAATGATTCATTGGTGGTGGAGATTAGAAGAGACGAAGGGCAGAATTGTGATAATGTGCTGTCTGATAAGGAATCTGAGCCTGTACTCAAGGTTGATGACAAATCAGCCAGCCCCCCATTAACCTTGTCAGTTTCACCATTTGTTCCTTCGCCAAAAGAAATGTCATCACCAGAAAAGAAGGAAATTTTAACTCCATCATCAGATCAACCTGCATCATTTGTCAAAGAAGAGAAAGTAGAGCcagttcttgagatatctccATCTAATTATTTTCCAATGGAAGACTTCAAACCTGTTGCTCCTAAGCTAACCATAACTCCTCCACCTGTCCTTTCAGAGCcagaaaatgaaatggaaaCAAAAGTAGAGTTAATTGAACCCAAAGCAAAACTCGGAGATAGTTTGGCAGTGGAACATAATTCTCATGTGGAAGATAAACCTCCCACTCCTGGTGCTTCCCTAAgtggttttgagagagagactgcAGAATTCTCTTACTCTGACTACCCAAAGATTGAagaaaaatctgaaataattaaaacagaacCTAAAATAGAAAATCTGGAGACAAAACACTTTGAGGATTCTCAGAAAACTGAGACAGAAGGTGAGGTATGTATGCCAGAGCTAGAGGCTGAAATTAAACCAGTACCAAACCGCAGACAGCCCAAGAGTAAAAGGGCAAAACCACTGTCAGTATTACGTACATCACAGCCATCCCAAATTGTTGCCACTGAGAAACCTGCAACACGAAAGAGTGAACGAattgacagagagaaactcaaaAGGGCTTCATCTCCTCGGGCAGAAGTACCAAAAGCATCAATTGAGTCCAAAGCCACATCCAAGTCACCAATTCATGCATCAGATTCTGAGCAAAATCTTGAGTCGAGTTTGATCCATGGCAGAACACGTCGCAGGAATGTACGATCAGTTTACGCCACACTACATGAAGATGACCAAGCTGGTAAAGAGGTGGTGGAGTCATCACGCTCTATGCGCAAACGTGGTGTGGATAAAGAGCCAATGCAGCAAGATGTTCCAATTCCATCCACCAATACAAGGCGAGGACGCCCACCTAAAAGAGGGGTCAAACGAGGTGAAGATTTATCACCAGTTAAGGGGGATCAACATAAAATGATGGAAGAAGACACAGAGGTCAAAGAGACCTCCACTACTGTAGAGGTTGTAAAAGCCTCTGAAGGATGGCGTTCACCCCGCACACAGAAAGGGCAACAAACGCAACTAACTTCATCTGCTCCAGGTAACAAGAAAGGAGGTAGAATAGACAAACAGTCTGGGAGCACTACAATGATAGCTGAACAAGCTGATTTAGCAAGTCATGATGAGTCAGAACTTAATCctaaagctgattctgaactGTTTGTGAAGCTATCAGAAAAGGCAGAAAACGCAAGCTCACCAGTGCACAGAAAGGAAAAAGACTTAAAAGATTCTGGTGGAAAGAAATGTGCTGATGCGGATATTGAAAAGGTAGACACCAGCGCCGCTGAAAGGAGACAACTGCCTGAAAAGTGTGTTAAGATGAAAACACCAAGGCTGAAAAGAAATACCAAGCAGGTCACTGAAGATAAATCACACAGCTTAAAAAATCTTGAGATCCGTGTAAGTGTTGATGATGTGAAAGGTTTACTTCGTTCAGAGGAAGATGAGCCAGAGTCATTTGAAGCTCCCACTATTACAAAAACCAAGACAATAGTACAAGACAATAATGAAACAAAGATTATAGGCTTTccaaaagaatcaaaagaaTTTGATGCACAGGAACAAGAAGACACCCTATCAGAACCTGAACTTCCTACTGATCCAGCGGCTCTCTTAGCACGGCAGATGGAACTAGAGCAGGCAGTTGAAAATATTGCCAAACTTACCGTTGAGCAACCTCCTCGACCATATAAGGAACAACCTTCAGGGCAACCTACCATATTGCCTCCTGTTGTAGTTGAGCCAGAAGCTGAGGTTGAGGAGAAGCGAGCTAATCCTGCAAGTGAAACTGAACTTGCAGCTGCTATTGATTCCATTACAGCAGAAGAAACATGTGCAGATGCAGATAGTTTCACAGCTCCTCCTACTTACACTGCTCTTATTCCTACCCCTGAGTCCTTGACTTCCCCCTCCTCCAACGAAATTATGGAACCTGAAACACACATGGTGATCAACAATATTCTTGCTGCGGACTCAGACGATGGTCCTCTGACACCCAGCCCAAAGGGGCTAATGTCGGAGCCTAAGGTAGCTGAGGATACCCCTCTTCTTGAAACACCCAAGAAAACAAGCAGAGTTAGAGCCAAAACCCCGAAAAAGTCAAGAAGCCGTAAAGGTGCAGCTAATAAAAAAGTGGATGCTGCTGAAGAGGTTTCACAACCTTCTCCAGTCAAGTTACCAGAATCAATTCCAGAAGACCCAGAAACCATCAATTCAAAAGCAGTCACTGTTACAGCTGGGGCAACTGCAGCAGCTTCTGTGGTCACTGCTGTTGCAACTTGTAGGCGTGATGTCACAAGTGCTATAACTGTAGACACGCCCAAAGAGGCAGAACAGCCTGAAGTTGAACAGCCGGTACCCAAGGAATCTGCATTTCATTCAGGCACAAGCAACATCTCCAGTAATAAAAAGCATCCCCAGGCAGAAGAGCCACCTACCCCTACCCTTGCTCCTGCCCGCCCACAACCTGTATCCCAGTTCAGTGTACCCCTGTTGCGGCCTGCCAAAATGCCACTTTCGCCAGACTGGCCTCCTAGAACTGAGGAAAGTAGAGTCTATGCTGCTCCTTCTTGTCACGTCACAGTGGTAACTCCTTCTCCACCAGCATCAACTGCACTTGGAACCCCTTCAGCGAATCCCCCCATGCCTCCTGACACAAAGGCCTCAGATATTGACCCTAGTTCCAGTACCTTAAGGAAAATCCTAATGGAACCGAAATATGTGTCTGCATCAAATAGCAATTCTATTCCTACCACTATGGTGACGTCTGCACTGTCAGATCCTTCACGGATGTCAGAGAATGAAAATCCCTTTGATACAGTGAGTTCAAGACAGCTACATCACGAAGAGAGACCACCTTTACCCCCACAGCCGATACACCATAAACCCTTTCCATTGACAGAGTCCCAACAGAACTGTGGAGAGAAGACCCAGCATACAGTTATTTCTCCTGCTACCTCAGTAATAAGTCGAATTCCAATGCCTTATGATACAGAGGAAACTCCTCGAATTTCACTAAGCAACCGAAGCATTGGTTTGTCCATTCCCAAGCAAAAATTCAGATCAAACTCTAATGAGAATAATCGCTATCATGGCATGGATATTGCAGAAGATGGAACTAGAGGACGCTCTGTTGTTGAGACCACTCCCTATAATACAGGCTCAAGTCCTGGCCTAAGGGTCAATACATCAGAgggtgttgttgttttgagttATTCCGGTCAGAAAACCGAAGGACCTCACAGGATGAGAGCCAAAATTAGTCAAATTCCTCAAGCCAGTGCGGGTGATATAGAGTTTCAGCAATCTGTGTCCAAACCTTCGATTAAACAAGACCCACTCATCACATCATCCCAGTCGCCTACCCCAAAAGTAGCCCCAACTGCTACAGCCTATGGGCACACAGGAGTTCTCTTGACAGGCCAGTCATATAACTCTCAACCTGTCATTTCCAGTACAAAGCAGGAGAGTCTTGGGTGTGACAAATCTGAAGCCCCGTATCACACAACATCCCAGGGTGGCGTCGTAAAGATGTACCAGCAGCCAGTTAGTTCACCTCAAGTCTTGATGTACAACCAAGCTGTGATTCAGCAGCAGCATGGCAAGAGAGGACTGGGGTCTGAACCTCTCCCAAAAAAGATGGACATTGGCAAAGCTGTTCAGCAGTCTAACCTGAGCCCAGTCATGAGTCCACACCACCCATCACTGTCTGGAACCCGCATGAGCCCCAGCCCTAGCATCCCAACTGATCGGTCAGCTCTACACCTAAAGCAAGAACCTCAGTCCCCACGAACAGCTGTTCACTCCCCCTCACACTTTGTCAAAGCCTGTCCTCCTAGCAGTTCTCCGAGAGGAACTTCTGTTGTTCTAGGTCATGGCATGCCGCCAATGTCTACATATCATTCTGGTATGCATCACCCACACTCAGAACAGTCCTCTGTCATAATTCAGCCTCACAGTGTCACTCAGGCAATGGCTCATGAAGCCAGGATGAACACCCCACCAATGTCTGGGATGAACTATGGAAGGCGAGGTGACTCCCTGTCTTCCTCCCACCCAGGGCCTTCACAGCGTTCAAACACGCCGCAACCTAATGTCATCCGAGATTTGGTCCTGCAGTCTCATTCAAGTCCCCAGGGGTCAGTATCAAGTGGTGGTGGCAGCAGTGTAAGTGAAGAAGACCCCAGACACTTTAACCAAACCCTTAGTAGACCCTCCGTGCCCCAGCTCCAATCGGATGTAATGATGATTCACAGTGATCACAGAGGGCTCCACCCAAGCATACGCATGGATCAGTACAGAGATATGCACCAGCGCATCCTCATGCACCAGCAACTGGGAGAGCAGGCTGCTGTAGAATCAAGACAGTCACGTACCTCAGAGACTGGAACGTCTTCAAGCAACATCTCTGGGCCATCAAAGAGTCCTATTGTGGGAAAGAGCATTGACCTCTCTGCAAAAGAATCTCTCAAACCACTAGAAGGAAAACTGATACATCCAACGACCAACGAAAGTAGAATAAGGGGAGTCCATGCATCTTCTCCTGTCCTGGTCTCTCCTCACCCACATGGGGTTCAGCTGATGCATCCAGGAGGGGCAGGCTCCTTTCCAGTGTACCGGGATATGCGGGGCTTTCCATCGCAGTTTCCAGGACATCCTTCATCAGGACACAACCTGGCTAACCAAGGCATTACATCTTCACAG GTCCCTCCAGAGTCTGAGCTGGGTCACAGGGGTAAAATGTCTCAGTCACATGGGGGAGGAAGTGATTCCAAGCCTGAGAGTTCCCATCTTCGCCATGCTACCTCTACGGACCTCTCACACATTTCCCGAATATCACGGGATACAGTCTCCCCCTCCTACCAGTCTCCAATGACATCCCCCATGAGTCTTACTCACAAGCCAGATCTGTCTCTACAGAAAGGCCCTCCAGCCTTCCTGCCAACACCTCCGCCAGCAATACCATCATCAAGTTCTCTGCATCCACGGCCCGATGCTAAGCTGGAGCATTCGGGACATCGTTCCGTTGACATGGTGCAGCTTTTGACG aaatATCCTATTGTATGGCAAGGTCTGTTGGCACTGAAGAACGACCAGGCTGCTGTCCAGTTACACTTTGTTTCTGGCAACACCATACTGGCCCAGCGCTCTCTGCCGCCCCCAGAGGGAGGTCCTCTTCTCCGTATTGTCCAGAGGATGAGGCTTGAGGCTTCCCAGCTGGACAGTGTGGCACGCAGAATGACT GTGGAGAATGACTACTGTTTGCTACTGGCTCTACCCTGTGGTCGAGACCAAGAAGATGTCCTTGGTCAAACCCAAGCCTTGAAAAGTGGCTTCATCACCTACCTGCAAGCTAAACAGGCAGCTGGCATTATCAACGTGCCCAACCCTGGCTCTAATCAG CCAGCTTATGTGGTGCAGATTTTCCCTCCGTGTGAATTCTCAGAGAGCCACCTTTCGCAGCTGGCCCCGGACCTTCTCAACAGCATCTCCAGCATTTCCCCTCACCTCATGATTGTCATTGCCTCTGTTTAA